The window CTTCGGGGTGGAACTGTACACAGTAAAGGGGCAGTTCTGTACCATTCTTTTTAAAGGCAGCATAGGGAATGGTATCGGTAGTGGCCAGTACTTCAAAGCCGGAGGGAAGGTCCAGTACGGAATCGGCGTGGCTCATCCACACCTGGCTGTTATCGGTAACATCCTTCAGCAGGATGTCTTCTTTCGTTTTGGTCATCAGGGCGCGGCCATATTCCCTTTTATTGCTGTTGGCTACCCGTCCGCCAAATTGCTTGGCGGTAAGCTGGGCGCCATAACACACGCCCAGCAGCGGTAGTTGCTGGTGCAGGCTGGCTATGTCAACCATCGGGGCATTGGCATCATTTACCGAGAAGGGAGAACCCGACAGGATAATGCCCTTCAGGGAGGCGTCAAATTCAATTTTGTGATGGTAAGGGACTATTTCACAATATACGTTGGCCTCGCGGACGGCCCTGGCAATCAATTGAGTATACTGACTGCCGAAATCGAGAATGAGAATCTTTTCCGTCATGGTGGTGCGAAGGTAAGAAAAGTTTTGGGTAACGTTTTTGGCTCCCTTGCGTCTAATTATGAAAAATCACCAATAATTCAGCATTTTTGCTGAAGCCAAATAACCCAACACATGAAAAAGCTCCTTCTTATTCTTTGCACTGCTACTATTTTATTTTCCTCCTGTGACTTTGTGACCGGCGAACGGGTCAAGGGAAATGGTAATGTGAAAACAGAAGAACGCTCAGAAACCGGTTTTACCGGCGTTGTCTCAGGCATCAATTTTGAAACTTATGTAGGCATTGGTCCTTACGCAGTAAAAATTGAAGCAGAAGAAAATATTATCCCTTACATTGAAACTTTTGTAGACAATGGGGTGCTGAAGATCCATACCAAAGATGGCTTCTGGTTAAAACCCCGCCGCACCGTGAAGGTATATGTTACAGCTCCCCGCTTAAACAAAATCAACTCAGAAGGAAACGGGAATGTATTCAGTACTACAAAGATTACTGATTCTGCCAGGATTGACCTGAATGTAGGTGGCAATGCCAAAATGAAGGTGGAAGTAGATGCTCCTGAAATTGATGCAGACCTTGGTGGCAATGGTGGTATTGAGATAAAAGGACAGACCCGCGACTTCAAGTGCAAAATAACCGGTAATGGAGAGATTGAAGCTTTTGATCTGCAAACAGAATCAGCCAGTATGGAGGTTATGGGTAATGGTAATGCGAATGTCACGGCCAGTGTAAAGCTGGATGTACGGATCACTGGCAATGGCAATGTGCGCTATAAAGGCAATGCCCAGACTTCCACACATATTACCGGGAATGGAAATGTCAGGAAAGTTGATTAGTGAGTTATCACTACTCACATATTCACGTACCGCACCCTGATCCATATATTCCTGTTCCTGCCCTTATCATCCGTGCAGGATATTTTGACCGGTCCTTCTTCAGGGATAAAGAATTGCTTGGTCTTCACTTCCGCTGCTTTAAAGAAGCGGTTGTTGATGTACCAGTAGACTTTGCTTACGTCATTACCGGTTTGACAGGTTAGCTGCAAGGGTTCGGGATGTTTGCTGCTGATAAGATATTCAGCGCCATTCCGGGGGGAGGTGATGGCTGGTGCTCCACCGGCAAAGATCTTTTCACAGTTGGGATTGTGTTCCGGTATTTTTTGATAGGCGATGTGGTGCTCATCATAGTATTGCTGCATTTCTGCAGACACCGTTTTATACCATTGTTTTTTGTAACCTGCTGCCGGCATACAGAGCTTGCAATAAGATAGTTTGGCATCTGGAGAAATCATTACCTCCTGCATGTTGTTGCAGGCCTGCGTAGAAGAGATGAGCGGAATGAAATAATCTGTTACCGTGTTGTGGCAATGGTCTGTTGGCGCCATGCCGGTCTCTGAACAAACGAGGCGGCTGTCGCAATCCTTCGGTTGAGTAAACCATTCCTGGTCGCTGTCATAATCTATGGTATTGAATACCCTGAACAGGAGAGGAGTGGCTACATTGGCGCCGCTTAGTTCCGGAATGCCGAGGGCCGAGAAATTGCCTACCCATATACCTACCGTGTAGTTCTTATTGTAACCAATACTCCAGGCATCCCGGCGGCCATAAGAGGTGCCTGTTTTCCAGGCTATCTTGGGCATGTGCTCCGTGCTTTGCCAGTTGAGGGGGAAGTCGGGCCGGTTAACTTTCGACAGCATTTCATTGATCATAAAGGTGGCGGCAGGGCTGATGACCGCATAGTCGCTGCGGTTATTTGCTTCGGCTGTGGAAAGCGCTCCGTCTATTGCCCTGGTATAGTTCGGCCTGAAGTATTTTCCTTCATGCGCAAAGGAGCTGTACAAGCCCGTCAGTTCTTCGAGGGTAGCGCCACATCCTCCCAGTACCATCGACAGTCCCAGTTTCTTTTGGTCTTTTTTGATCTGCCGGAAATCGCAGGCGGCCAGCTTATGCACCAGCTTATCTTTTCCCAGCATCCTTAATCCTTTAACGGCTGGTATATTGAGGGAATGCTCCAGCGCGTATTCCATGGTTACATATCCGTTGAATTGCTTGTCATAGTTTTCGGGTGCATAGCCGTCATAGTTGACCGCTACATCGGTGATCACCGCTTTGGGGGTCATCAAACCTTCGTCTATACACAAGCCATACAGCAGCGGCTTTAAGGTGCTGCCCGGCTGGCGGATCGCAGCGGCGCCATTCACCTGCCCGGCATCGAGGGTATCATAAAAGCCGGAAGAACCTACATAGGTTACCACATTATGGGTGTGGTTGTTGATGATCACTACGGCTGCATTGCGGATGTTCTTCAGGCGTAGTGTGCGGGCATAATCCTCCACCAGTTTCTCCACTTTGGATTGGGTGTTCATGTCAATATTCGTGGCGATGATATCACCGCCCTGCCGCTTTAACCGGTAGGCGAGGTGGGGGATCAGTTTAGGTACAACGCCCCGGGTAGCATGCAGGGGTTCGCTCAGGGCATCCTGTATTTCTTTTTCCGTAAACACTTTGCCGGCGGCAAACTTCTTTAACCAGCGGTTCCTTTCCTGTACGATAAGGTCATTGTGCTTACCCATGACGAGGGAGGAAGGGCGGTTGGGGATGATAGACAGGGCTGTGATCTCGGCCAGGGAAAGGTGATCGGGATTCTTTTTGAAATACAGGATGGATGCGCTCTTGACCCCTTCAATATTGCCGCCATAAGGCACCAGGTTCAGGTACAGTTGTAAGATCTCGTCTTTACTGTATCTCCATTCCAGCTCAAAGGCCCTGAACATTTCTACCAGCTTATTGAACCAGGTGCGCCGTTTGGGCTCCAGGGCCCGGGCTACCTGCATGGTGATGGTACTGGCGCCGGATGTACGTTTCAGCCGGAAGATATTCTTCGCCATTGCCCGGCCAATAGCCAGCACATTTACACCGGGATGGTAATAAAAGTATTGATCTTCCTTTTCAATGATGGTCTTGCGCAGTAGGGGTGATATCTCTTCCAGCGTCGTTTTCATGCGCCACTTTTCATCTTTCGTCAGAAAAGCATGTATTACCTCGCCTTTGTGATCGGTAATGATGGTAGAATATTCCACCTGGTCGGGCAGGGGGAATATCCATTGCAGCAAGAGGAAAAGCAGGAACAGGCCACCGCTGGTGATCAGCAACCATTTACACCCTAACTTCAACTTACGCCGGATATTTTTCACGGGTTAAAGATATTGCCCTTCCTGAGAATTTGTGGGACTCTGTCCCATAAATTACGCTACGAATTAACAAATCCTTATCTCCTGCTATTTGCAAATGGCATTGGCGGTAATGTATCTTTCATATGAAATAACCTGTATGGATTCGTCCAGCCTTCCTCCTTAGTTCTCCTGCACATTTATCATGGTATTCCGGGATATTTATTACCTGATGTTCAACGAACGTTGGGGAATCACCGATATTTTGTATTTTAACGCCGCTTTTCCTACAATCACGTCAATATTAACCCTTTATGCGTAAACAACTGTTAGCTGTAACAACCGTAGTGGTTGTTATTTTTTTGCTTGCCTGTAACCGCAGTATTGTAAATCTTGATTATACCAATGCCAAAGGGGAAGTACAATCCCTCGGCAACCTGGTATTCCGTTTTGATAAATCCCTCGTAGCCGATTCCCTGCTGAACCAGTGGGACTCTACCGACTATATTTCTTTTGAACCCAAGATACCCGGCCGCTTCCGGTGGGAGTCGCCAGACCAACTGGTATTCTCCCCTGCCCGGCCCTTACCACCCGCTACCAGTTTCAAGGCTAAGCTGAACAGCGATATCCTTCAACACAGTAAGTATGGTAAGATCGGCAAGGCCGATGAGATTACTTTTGCCACGCCTTACCTGCAACTGGATAATACGAACGTTACCTGGACGCTGGCCGATGAGCGCAGCACTTCGGCTGTACCACAGGTAGACCTTTATTTCAATTATCCTGTGAACCCCGCCACCATTAAGGAAAAGATGAAACTGGAGATTGGTGGCAAAACAGCCAGTTATGACGTGCTTACCCTCTCCAACGATAGCAAGATATCCCTGCGTGTATTGGGCATAAAAGCAGAAGACAAAGACCTCGATGCCCAGGTAACACTGGATAAAGGACTGGTACCGGAAGGCGGCTCCAATGGCACCAAAGAGGCCATTGAAAACAAGCTCGTTATTCCTTCTCCATTTAACCTCAGCATTAATGACGTGACTGCTGAGCATGATGGCACCGGCGGAACTGTGTATGTGCGTACCAGTCAACAGGTGGTGATGGAAAATATCAGTTCCCGCCTGCAGTTTGACCCGGCTGTAAAGTTCACGGTACAACAAACAGAAGACGGGTTCAGCATTAACAGTGAAAGTTTCGATGCCGATAAAACCTACGCTGTTACGATTGCCAAGGGATTGCGTGGCCGCATTGGCGGCGTATTAAGGGAAGAGTACAAGGGCAATGTAGCTTTTGGTGAACTGGAACCTGCCCTTCGTTTTGGCAACAGTAAAGGAGTTTATTTGTCATCCAAGGGCAGCCAGAATATTGAAGTGAAGATCACGAATATACCCAAGGTAAAGGTGATCATTTCCAAGATCTATGAAAGCAACCTGTTGTTTGCGCAACGGTATGGTTATTATCCCCAGGATTCCCGGAGGGGAACAGAGGAGGGGGATGGTGAATATTATGAAGAGGATTATTATGGTGGTGGCGGTGATCTGTCGGTAGGTGATGTGATCTATGAGAAGGAGATCGAGACCCGCACCCTGCCCAAGTATGGCAATAGCCGCCTGTTTACGTTTAATGTGGAAGACCGCCTGCCCGACTTCAAGGGTATTTATCATATCAAGATCCGCTCTACTACCGATTACTGGGTTACGGATAGCCGTTTTATCTCCAAATCAGATCTTGGGTTAATTGCCAAAGAAGGCAAGGACAAGATCTTTGTATTTACCAATTCTATTAAAACGGCTGAAGCGGTGAATGGCGTGAATGTGGTTGCCTATGGTAATAATAACCAGGTATTGGGCATGGGCACTACGAATGCCGATGGTGTGGCCGAACTAACGCTTACGCGCAAGGAGTTTGCCGGTTTCCGTCCGGCTATGATCATCGCCAAAACGGCTGATGATTTCAATTACCTGCCTTTTAATAATACCCGGGTCAATACTTCCCGCTTTGAAGTGGGCGGCAAACGCAGCAATAGCACCGGCCTCGATGCCTTTATTTATGCTGAAAGGGATATTTACCGGCCGGGAGAAAAGGTGAATTTCTCCGTGATCCTGCGCGACAGGCAATGGAAATCACCCGGTGAGCTGCCGGTGAAGATGAAGTTCCTGCTGCCGAATGGTAAAGAGCTGAAGACTTTCCGTAAGACCCTCAATGCGCAAGGTTCATTGGAAGGCGATGTAGATATAGCGGTATCTGCTATTACCGGTAGCTATACCCTGGAAGTGTATACCTCCAATGATGTATTACTGGGTAGCAAGAATTTCAGCATTGAAGAGTTTGTGCCCGACAGGATCAAGGTATCTGCCAAACTGGACAAGCCATTCCTGTTACCCGGACAGACAGGCAACCTGTCTATTAATGCTGTTAACTTCTTTGGCCCACCTGCTGCGAACCGTAATTATGAAGCGGAGGTACAGGTAAAACAAAAGTATTTTGCTCCTAAAAAGTACAACCGTTACAATTTCGGTATCCAGAACCAGGCTATTTCCTTTGAGAAAGATGTGAAAGAGGGCAGCACCGACGACAATGGTAATGCCAGCATGAGTTATGCTGTACCGGATATATATGCCAATAAAGGACTGTTGCAGGCTACATTCTATGCTACCGTATTTGATGAAACAGGCCGGCCGGTAAGCCGTACCGCCGCTGCCGATATTTTCACGCAAAATGTATTCTTTGGCATTGGCAGTGATGGTTACTGGTATTACCCGTTGAACCAGTCTATCCGTTTTCCGCTCATCGCCCTGGACAAGAATGAGAACCTGGCTGCGGGCGCCAAAGCTGAAGTAAAGGTGATCAAGCATGATTACCGTACCATTCTGCGGAAAGAAGGCAGTTATTTCCGTTATGAATCGCAGCAGGATGATAAGGTAGTGGCGCAGCAGGTAGTAGCGGTAAGCGGTGAGAATACAGCCTTCTCCTTTGTGCCACGGTCACCGGGCAATTATGAGGTGCGGGTGGCTATTCCCGGTGCTTCCAGTTATGTGAGCCGTACTTTCTATAGTTATGGCTTCTGGGGTGGCGATAACAGTTCTTTTGAAGTGGATGCAGAAGGCAATATTGATATAGAGCTGGATAAGTCTACTTACCAGTCGGGCGAAAGCGCCAAAGTATTGTTCAAGACACCTTTCAGCGGACGTATGCTGGTAACGATGGAAACAGATAAGGTGGTTTCTTACCAGTATGTAAATGTGGAGAACCGCAGCGCCTCTGTTGACCTGAAACTGACGGCAGAACATTTGCCCAACGTATATGTTACCGCTACACTGATCAAGCCGCATGATGTAAGTGAAATACCGCTTACCGTGGCACATGGCTTCCAGAGCATCCGCGTGGAAGAGAAAGACCGTAAGATAGCAGTTGCTATTGAAGCTCAGAAAGCAGTGCGTTCCCGTACCCGCCAAACGGTGAAGGTAAAAGCGGCGCCCGGCAGTTATGTTACGCTGGCCGCGGTAGATAATGGTGTACTGCAGGTGAGCGATTTCCAGACCCCCGATCCTTATGGTTATTTCTATGCGCCTAAATCTTTGGAGGTATCGGCGTATGATATGTACCCCCTCCTGTTCCCTGAATTGAAAGCGCGCCTGAGCAGTACGGGTGGTGACGGCGACCTGGAGATGAACAAGCGTACCAACCCCATGCCGGCCAAGCGCATTAAGATCGTTTCTTACTGGAGCGGTATTGCCAAAGCCGATGGCAGTGGTAATGCCAGCTTTGAGTTTGATATCCCCCAATTCAGTGGTGAAGTACGGCTGATGGCGGTAGCTTATAAAGATGAAAGCTTTGGCAGCAGTGAGAGCGCTATTACCGTGGCCGACCCATTGGTATTGAGCACCGCCCTGCCCAGGTTCCTGAGCCCGGGTGATACGGCTACAGTGCCGGTGATCATTACCAATACCACCGCAAAAAGTACCTCCGCTACCGCTACCTTGAATGTAAGCGGTCCGCTGAAAGTAATAGGTGATAGCAGGCAATCGGTATCCCTGAATGCCAATAGTGAGAACCGAGCCGTATTCCAGGTGGTAGCTACCCCTGCAGTGAATGTGGGTAAGGTGGCAGTAGAAGTACAGGGATTGGGCGAGAAGTTCAGTGATGAAACCGAGATCAGTGTGCGTCCGGCCTCCCCCTTACAGGTATTGACGGGCGGCGGCAGTATTACCGGCAGCAATACCCAACGTGTTGCGATACCGGTGAATGATTTCCTGCCGGGTAGTTCCGATTACCAGTTGATCGTAAGCCGCAGTCCTGCCCTTGAGCTGGGCAAGCAGTTGCGCTACCTGGTACAATATCCTTATGGCTGTACAGAACAAACGGTGTCGGCTGCCTTCCCGCAACTATACTATGAAGATATGGTGCAGCAAATGCAGGGAAAACAAATGGCTAACAGCGGCGCTAACTGGAATGTGCTGGAGGCTATCCGGAAGATCAAACTGCGCCAGTTATACACCGGTGGCGTTACGTTATGGGATGGCGAAGGTGAGGAGCAGTGGTGGGCCTCTGTTTATGCGGCTCACTTCTTAATTGAAGCGCAGAAAGCGGGTTTTGATGTGGATAAGAGCGTGCTGAACGGACTGACCAATTTCCTCAACAGCCGCCTGAAGAATAAAGAGACGATCCTTTATTATTATAACCAGAAGGAACAAAAGAAGATTGCGCCCAAGGAAGTGCCTTATAGTTTGTATGTGCTGGCGCTGGCCGGGAAGCCCAATGTGTCGGCCATGAACTATTATAAAGCCAACCCGCAGTTGTTGAGCCTGGATGGTAAATACCTGCTGAGTGTGGCGTATGCCATTGCGGGTGACAAAGCGAAGTTCCGGGAATTGCTGCCCACTTCCTTTACCGGGGAGGTATCGGTGGCGCAGACCGGTGGCAGCTTCTATTCCGATATACGTGATGAGGCGGTAGCATTGAATGCCTTACTGGATGTAGATCCCGGTAATCCGCAGATACCCACTATGACAAAGCATGTAGCCGATAAGCTGAAACAGCGGTATTGGTACAGCACCCAGGAATGTTCTTTCAGTTTCCTGGCGCTGGGCAAGCAGGCGCGGGCAGCCAATAATGCTACGGTAACGGCCGACGTAAAAGTGAATGGTAAAACAGTAGGTACTGCCGGTACCAATGTGCTGAAATTAAATGCGAAGCAGCTTGGCAACAATAATGTAGAGATTATAACCAAAGGCGAAGGCCGTCTTTATTATTACTGGCAGAGTGAAGGCATCAGTGCGAGCGGCAGCTATAAAGAGGAAGACAATTATATCCGGGTACGCCGGAAATTCTTTGACCGTTATGGCCGGGTGGTGAGTGGCAACAGCTTTAAGCAAAATGATATGATCGTGGTGCAGATCACACTGGAAAAGACCTACAGCGGAGATGTGGACAATATAGTGATTGCTGACCTGTTGCCGGCCGGGTTTGAAATAGAGAACCCGCGTACGAAAGAGATACCAGGTATGGACTGGATCAAAGATGCCCATACGCCCACGGCGCTGGATGTGCGTGATGACCGGATTAACCTGTTTGTAAACCTGCAAAGCACGAAACAAACGTATTATTATGCGGTGCGTGCGGTATCGCCCGGCTTGTATCATATGGGACCTGTAAGCGCCGATGCCATGTATAATGGAGAATACCATTCTTATAATGGTGCAGGGGTTATACGGGTAACACAGTAATAAATAGAATAAATAGCTATGGAAGAGTTAAGGCCGTTGTTGACTACTTACGCTTATAATATCCTCGGATCTTATGAAGAAGCAAAAGACGTGGTGCAGGATGCCTTCCTGAAGTTCATGGATATAGACAGTGATAAGATCGAGGATAAGCGCAACTACCTAATACGTACAGTTGTTAACCTTTCCATTAATGCCAAGAAAAGGCAACAGAAGATCGTGGCTGCGTATACTGGTCCCTGGCTGCCGGAACCGGTAGCTACGGAAAAGGCCGATGCGGCCATTGTGCAAAAAGAGGTGTTATCGTATTCCCTGATGGTGTTATTGGAGAAACTGAATGCCCGGCAGCGGGCTGTTTTCATTCTCAAAGAGGCATTCGATTATGACCATGAAGAGATTGCCGGTGTGCTTGACATCAGTGTGGAAAACTCCAGGAAGCTGTTGAGCCGGGCCAAAGTACAACTTCAAAAAGGGACGCCCGTTAGCCGTCAGCCCCAACCTGTACAAACAGGTTATATTGATAAATACCTTTCCGCCATCCGGGAAGGCGATACCCGGCAACTGGAGCAAATGCTGCATGATGAGGTGGTCCTCCTGTCAGACGGAGGTGGAAAGGCAGTGGCCGCTACCAAACCGCTCATGGGCATTAAATCCGTTATCAGCTTCCTGGTGGGTGTTTTCACCAAGAGTTATAAAGAGACCCGTATTGAACAAGGAGAAGTGAATCATGAGCCTGCCTTGTTCTATTACCACAATGGACAATTGGTTACCTGCCAGATCTTTTCCATCCGGGACGGGCAGGTGGAGAACTTTTATTTTATGCGCAATCCCGATAAATTAAAAGAGCTTCAAAAATAATTGCCGGAACCTGTCACGTTTGCTTTCCCTGTTTTGTTTTCTATATATAAATCATAAAAACAAAATAATATGGAAAGGATTCCCCATTCAGAGTGGCCTGAAGGCATGTACCCGCTCATGGCCAATGTAGAAGCCTATATTGCCAAATCAGGGCTTGATCAGAAACTGGTAAAGCTGCTGAAATTCAGGGTGTCACAAATTAACAGTTGCGCTTATTGCCTTGATATGCATTACAAGGAAGCTATTCATATAGGCGAAACACCCCAGCGGCTTTACTCCGTATCAGCCTGGCGGGAGACACCCTATTATACACCCAAAGAGCAGGCGGCCCTGGCTTTTGCAGAAACGCTGACCCACCTGCCCGCGGAAGAGCACAGCGATCATATTCATGATGAGCTGGACAAGTATTTTTCTAAAAAGGAAATTGCCCATCTTACCCTGGTGATTGCACAGATCAATACATGGAACCGCCTTGTACGTTCTTTTGGTACGGTGCCTGGTGGTTATCAGGTAAGGGAAAAAGCTGCGGCCAATTAATAGTGGGGCGCTTACGATAAAGACGGTATAACCATAGAATGGCAACAATAATCAATAGTTATTTATTAATAATTATTGATTATTGTTGTTTATACAAGTGATACGCCTTTTCCTTCAATCCATCCACTTATTACTGCCATTGGCTCAAAACGTCCTGCTTTACTACGTCCCATTGCGGATATTTGCATCTCCCCCACCTGGATTACAGCCGGAGCATACTGCGTAAAATAAGATTGTTGTTCCCAACAATACCGGGAAAAGATTGTTTATGGATGTGTCTTAACGATTAAAACCAGCATGATTTTATGAGTCGCAAGGAAAGGATCATTCTCTTCATATTAGCCTGCCTGAATTTTACCCATATACTTGATTTCATGATCATGATGCCCCTGGGTAATTACCTCATGCCGTATTTCAAGATATCTACCCATTTTTTTAGCTGGATAGTAGCAGCTTATCCTGTTACGGCCTGTATATCAGGATTGATCGCTGCTTTTTATGTTGACCGCTTTGACCGTAAGAAGGTATTGCTCTTTGCCTATTGCGGTTTTATTATTGGTACGGTATGTTGCGGTATTGCCCCTGGTCCCGGCCTGCTGATGGCTGCCCGTGTACTGACAGGGGTATTTGGCGGATTGATCGGTGCGCAGGTATTGTCTATCATTGCCGATATATTCCCTTATGAAAAAAGAGGGCAGGCGATGGGGACTATTTTCATGGCTTTTTCTGTAGCGTCTATTGTGGGTGTTCCCTTCAGCCTGTACCTGGCCAGTCTTATTAGCTGGCATGCGCCGTTTATCTTTATCGGCATCCTGGGAGCCTGTATTGTGCCTTTTATTATCCGTTTCCTCCCGTCTATGAAGGTGCACCTGGCGCCTGTAACCGCCGGAGAGGCGCCTTATAAACCCGATGTGTCTAAAGTATTGGGTGATATTGTAGATAATAAGGCGCAGTTAACAGCTTTGTTCCTGTCGGGCTTACTCATGCTGGGCCACTTTATGATCATACCTTTTATTAATCCCTACATGGAATTTAATAAAGGCTTTACCAAGACACAAACACCCCTCATTTATATGATTGGGGGCGGCTGTACGTTGGTGTCGTCGTTTATCATTGGTAAGTTGTCTGACAAGTATGGTAAGTTCAGGATCTTTACTATTTGTATGTTGTGCTCGCTGGCGCCTATCTTTTTCATTACGAATATGCCGGGTATTCCCTTTGTAGCCGTACTGGCCATTTTTGCTGTATGGTTTGTGTTCTCTTCCGGCCGTAATATACCGGCGCAGGCCATGATCACTACGGTGGTGAACCCGGCACAGCGCGGGCAGTTCATGAGTTTTATTTCTTCTTTCCAGCAATTGTTTACCGGCCTGGCTTCCATTATCGCAGGTTTGATCGTGGTGGAAGGCGCCAATGGGAAGATACAGCGGTATAACTGGGTAGGTTATTTAAGCGTGGCCATTGTGGCCAGTACTTTTTTTATTGCACAGCGACTGGCAAAGCACCAGAAGCTGCGTTAAATAATTATGGCATTGTTGTGTCAGCATCAGGCGTACCCCAATAATCAATAGTTACTGATTAATAATATTGATTATTGCCTGATCATTTTAAAACCAAGGATGACTGCACTTTTGGCCGGGAATTCCTTCTTACCGGTAAAAAGGTACCTGGTATCGAACGGTGTAGTCAATAGGCCGGTTGTGCGAAATTGCCGGTGACCATTGCCCGATGGTATTGAAGAAGCGGATGACCTCATCCGACATGAGTTTATGTGGTGATGATAGTATTTTCAGGTCCTTCAGTTTGCCCTCTTTGGTAATGGTATATTTTATATGCACTGTGCCTTCGATATCGGTTCTTTTAAGTTCCTCGGGCCAGAACATATTGTCCAGGGCATATTTGTCAAAGTCGAGGAATTTGCCCTGTGGTACCGGTGGTTTCTGAATAGCGCAGGTATTGCCATAGAAATTGCCCTGTTCATCAAAGCACTCCAGGGCGGTTACTTTACTTTTTACATATTTTTCCCGGCTGCTGCGGGTGCCATCTTCCCGGAAATATTCCCATTCACCTTCCTGTATGTTGTGCATGTAGGAACCCATTGATTCAAGGTTCCCATTCTTATACCAATTCTTCCATACACCGTCCTTACGGTCCAGCTTGTAGGCGCCGGAGTCCCGCAACTGTCCATCCGGATAGAAGTTCATGGCGGTACCCTGCATAATGCTAACACTGGTATCGCCTGCCAATATGGAAGGCCTTTTGTCAA of the Paraflavitalea devenefica genome contains:
- a CDS encoding sigma-70 family RNA polymerase sigma factor, coding for MEELRPLLTTYAYNILGSYEEAKDVVQDAFLKFMDIDSDKIEDKRNYLIRTVVNLSINAKKRQQKIVAAYTGPWLPEPVATEKADAAIVQKEVLSYSLMVLLEKLNARQRAVFILKEAFDYDHEEIAGVLDISVENSRKLLSRAKVQLQKGTPVSRQPQPVQTGYIDKYLSAIREGDTRQLEQMLHDEVVLLSDGGGKAVAATKPLMGIKSVISFLVGVFTKSYKETRIEQGEVNHEPALFYYHNGQLVTCQIFSIRDGQVENFYFMRNPDKLKELQK
- a CDS encoding carboxymuconolactone decarboxylase family protein, with translation MERIPHSEWPEGMYPLMANVEAYIAKSGLDQKLVKLLKFRVSQINSCAYCLDMHYKEAIHIGETPQRLYSVSAWRETPYYTPKEQAALAFAETLTHLPAEEHSDHIHDELDKYFSKKEIAHLTLVIAQINTWNRLVRSFGTVPGGYQVREKAAAN
- a CDS encoding MFS transporter, coding for MSRKERIILFILACLNFTHILDFMIMMPLGNYLMPYFKISTHFFSWIVAAYPVTACISGLIAAFYVDRFDRKKVLLFAYCGFIIGTVCCGIAPGPGLLMAARVLTGVFGGLIGAQVLSIIADIFPYEKRGQAMGTIFMAFSVASIVGVPFSLYLASLISWHAPFIFIGILGACIVPFIIRFLPSMKVHLAPVTAGEAPYKPDVSKVLGDIVDNKAQLTALFLSGLLMLGHFMIIPFINPYMEFNKGFTKTQTPLIYMIGGGCTLVSSFIIGKLSDKYGKFRIFTICMLCSLAPIFFITNMPGIPFVAVLAIFAVWFVFSSGRNIPAQAMITTVVNPAQRGQFMSFISSFQQLFTGLASIIAGLIVVEGANGKIQRYNWVGYLSVAIVASTFFIAQRLAKHQKLR
- a CDS encoding energy transducer TonB, with the translated sequence MYKTITFLLVATICCYTSLAQKKQPDTIRKYLTLGLALTNKANGELPALAVKTGDHWLLMSVYPDTNVLLKAYFQDEKLTIKDGPFTLYHPKKVKAAEGSYENNIKQGPWMFWYPNGKLKDSGAYKNNHYTGEWHRWNDSGQLVSIINYPGPENINTVTIGMGGKFDKRPSILAGDTSVSIMQGTAMNFYPDGQLRDSGAYKLDRKDGVWKNWYKNGNLESMGSYMHNIQEGEWEYFREDGTRSSREKYVKSKVTALECFDEQGNFYGNTCAIQKPPVPQGKFLDFDKYALDNMFWPEELKRTDIEGTVHIKYTITKEGKLKDLKILSSPHKLMSDEVIRFFNTIGQWSPAISHNRPIDYTVRYQVPFYR